Part of the Rhizoctonia solani chromosome 2, complete sequence genome is shown below.
TACACGAGTTGGCGCAGAGGTCTGGAGCGACAGTGACAACTATAGACTTGGCACAACTGATCAATGAGCAACCGAGAAGCTTCTGGGAGGGTGAGTAACTCCGCAAGGCATGGGTTGACCTATTCACGGGTTTGTTTCTGGGTTTGTGATTCATTTAGATGCATCAAAGTCTAGCCAGGACAAAGAAAGCAACTCGGACTCGAAGTCAAAGCCAGAGAGCGCCAACGACACCGGGTACTTCAAAATGCACGAACCTATCACATCCAACAGAATCTGCGACCTGGTCGACATGGCTATCCGGGAGCCTAGCGGTGACCCGACAGTCGGCGACACATCAGAGAAGCATCGGCGTATCGTATATGTTCGAGACTTTGGGTTTCTAGCGACGTTTGCTCCAGAATGCTATAAACGAATCGTCAAGGACAGTCAGGATCAGGTGGATGGGGACACTGGAAGTACTGAACTAGGCAAGACATCTATCACGGTCATTCTTGGCGCTTCTCCGCTCCTCGTCAAGGATGGCCTATTCCAAAAATCTGATCCTCGAACGCTCACCAGGCGAGACTCATCGCCTGATCTTATGTCGCTCCTGACGTCGCGCCGTTCGAAGCCCGAGACTAAACCGGAGAGCGAAACGCCAGGATCTtggggggaaggagaggacGCAGATAAGGCACGCGAGGAACGACTACGTCGGCAGCATGAGATGTGGAATAGCAACACGCTGTCAAGTCATATCCATGATCATCTTACCAAGGTCGGGGTATCGGCTGAAAAAGGTCGCGGTCGGTCATCCCGTTCGAAGTGTATACCAGCATGTATCGTGGTCCCGAAGAAGAGAAACCTCGAGCAGGAGCGCTTTTCTCGAGAGAAACGGCGCCTGAAACTGAACGAGCTGCAAGTCCGGATGGCGCTTCTCGCTTCTGGAGGCGAGCTGGAAAGTTTGACTGATGTCGTGGAGAGTCGGTTCAAAGAACAATTGATCGAATGTGATGTCATCCAACAGGTAGCTGACCGGGCACTCAGCTTTGCTCTATCCTTGCCCTCTAATTCCAGCTCGTCGGCACACCCTACGATATCCTGGGAGGCATACTGTGACGCATGGAAGCGCCAAGAGGAGCGAGATAGGGAGCGTGCCCAGTGGATGGAAAGCTCGGTGCTGATGGAGAACAAATCTTCTGATGGTGAGTGGGTCAACATACCGAAGTGGGGTCTTTACTGATTATCTGAGAACCTAGACTCCAATGAGGATGACGGTGAAAGCTCTAGTAGTAGTAGTGATAGCTCAAGTAATAGCGGCGACTATATTCCAACGAGCAACAGGTCGAAGGACAAGAAGGATACCACGGATCCGGTCGTCGAAAGGGTCAAGAATGAAGGAATGGACTCGTATGAGCGACAGATGCTCGACTGTCTGATTCGCCCAGGTACGCAACAATCATGGCGAATGCACTATACAGTCATCTCATCTCGTTGGGTTGATATAGATGATCTTCAGTCTGGATTTGACGCCGTTCATCTTCCCGACTCGACGATAGAAACAATCCGCACGGTGGTGTCCTTGCAGCTGGTCTGCCCAGAGGCATTCCAGACTGGCATCCTGAAACAGTATAACATGTCCGGCGCGTTGCTGTTTGGCCCACCAGGGACTGGGAAAACACTACTGGCAAAGGCGATTGCGAAGGATTCGGGTGCTCGGATGGTGAGTTCCCCATGCACATACGTAGTTACATGATCTCATCAATCTGCCAGCTATCCGTCAAGCCTTCCGATATCTTGGAGAGGGTCAGTACCGCTTTCCCTGGTATGGTAGCCTTCGCTAATTAATATGTGGAATGTGATTAGTGCGTAGGAGAGGAAGAGAAGAAAGTCCAAGCTCTATTCAAGCTCGCACGTCGACTGAAGCCATGCGTCATCTTTATCGATGAGGTCGATGCATTGTTTGGCGCTCGGATGTCAGCGAGGAATGACAACTCGTCGCGCTGGCGTACAGACATGCTGACGCAGTTCACCCAAGAGATGGATGGGATGCTGTCTTCGGATGTGATTGTGATCGGGGCGACTAACCGTCCGTTCGATTTGGATGACGCAATCATTCGCCGGCTACCCTGTCGCATCCTCGTCGATCTCCCTGATACGAATGCTCGCCAGGCTATACTGAAGATTCTGCTACTGAACGAGAACCTAGGATCGGATGTCAACTTGGCCGAACTGGCGAGCCAGACGCCCCACTTTAGCGGATCAGACCTGAAGCGTGAGTGCACATCTCTCGATGTAAGAATAGCATCTCATGGTTGGAACAGATTTATGCGTCATGGCTGCATTCGAGTCTGCCAAAGAACTAGCAAAGATCTCGTGGATAGATgagaaagacaagaaaggCAAGAAGCCTGGTTCAGCTGTTTCGGCACTTGGCAACTTGAGTCCGGCTACATCGGAGTCGGGGATCGAGGAAGTTGATGCACCAATCGCATCCACCGCTGCAACCGGTAGGTTCTTATACCCAGCATGATATCGTTTGCACCCGCTGATTATTACTTATAGCAAATGACGCAGAATCGCGATTGGCGGATGTTCCCCAGACACGCACGATTTCCAAGCGTCACCTTGCACATGCACTGGGCCAGGTCCGCGCATCGACCTCCGAGATGCAGTCATCTCTGACCGAACTTCGGCGCTGGAACGAGCAGTTTGGATCCGGCAGTCGGTCGAGCAGAACCAACGGAGTCGCTGTGCCCGGGCCGGCTCTTTCGGGACCGGGGCAGACATGGATAAATGGGACGGGAATAAACACTCACGGTATGGGCACGAGTGTAATGGACGGGCCCGGAACGTACGGGTCAGGAGCATATGGGTCAGGATCATACGGGTCAGAGATGAGGGTGCATGGGATGAATGGATCAACAGGACATGTGGTAGATGTGAACTATGTCCCACCGCCACGAGGCACGTACCTACGCTCATTGGGTATAGACTTGGATGCCAAGTAGTGAGAAGGGCAGCCGCCAGCGTTTATTCAAGCCTAACGGCTGGTTACCTTGGAGAAgaatgttgtttgtttgtggTTGTGCCTCGTTTATTGTAGTGTATACCTTGTGAATGATGATATTTCTGACGGGTCGACAAGTTATCCAAGTGTTGCCATAGTAGATGCCTTTTATTTCCAAGAGAACTCAACGGATGAGAAACGATTACTATATCTGGCAGATTTTTTGTTTGACAAACAGTGGATTGGATCAAACACGATGTCGACAGGTCAACCGGTAAGGTTGATTTTCTCAGACGCACGTCGCGGTTTTTGGCTCGTTACTGGAGTCATGCAGTAGTTATTTCACTTGCGCTGCTGATTGCCCACATGAATCCCACCAATCATTACCTTATGTCACTCGGCCATCAGGAAGGGTCTTTAATGATCGCAGTCATAGATTTTTTTTGCGCATTATATGGCTTACGGGCAACGTCAACATATATTACTAGCTGCAGACTGAGCTCGCGATCAGCGTGAATGTGCTCTATATCCGGATTGAGTGCCAAGAAGCATCGCTCAACCGATACAAACTCCCGTCCAAACTCACCAGACTTTCAGCTACGGAGTGATGACCCCGTGGTAAGCAATCAGTCGTGCTGAACTTGACTTAACAGATTATTCAGAAACTGCATCACCTTACCCGGCGAAATCCTCGGCCGATGTACTAGCGATACAGTGAAAATACGATTGTGCCGTTAATCtatagatatatgcgcaatcACATATACCACCGCATCATATACACTACAAATATGCCAGCAAAAAACACCTCATGTCAACAAGTGCACGTATGCTTTGCAATCGACTTGACACATGCTGGCATCTAGACAAAAGAATTTTGGGATAAAGGGCATAGGAGTAGGAATTTGTGAAACCGATAGTCTACGATGGATCTATCAGCTAGAACAATCGTACATCATAAACAAAGAAACCACATAAGCTCTCTCGCAAACTTGTGTCCGGTGAGTACATATGAGTCTAGTTCATTTgtatctatcaggactttgCAATGGAGCATAGTCATTCGGTCCATCTACAGTACTTGCATATGCCGCCCGAGTACTCGAACCTTTATATTGGATTGCGCGGCGCAGCGGTTGTTGGACTTGGTCAATCACCGGCACCGGTCAATTCTTTGCCGAGTCCGGTCACCCATTGCCGACCCGGTCTATTTCATTTCACTCCGCACAGGCCGATCACGAAAAAAAAACTCGCAGGAAGACAATCCCCCACAAGGTCGGTCATCAGGATGCAATACGAATACACATGTTCATCGTCATTATGATCATGAAAACAACCGTGGATCACCACACAATCGACAATCACAGGGCGAAAAAGCGGATTAATTCACCAAAAATATTACAACTTCCAATCAAGTCAGTCAAGCGGAGCAGAAAAATGAGAGAAAACGGGATCGAGACGAGAGGAGCATGCCTAGACACAAAAACACACGTAGAAAAACAAAAGCAGAATTATCAGAGGCCTAGTCGATAGAAACAACAGCACAGGAATAGAGTCAATAGTCAataagaaaaagaaaaaaagaaaaaaagaaaaacgaGAGTGAGGCGTCTAATACTACTACGAGGACGCAGCCCAATCGGAGCTCCGCCCAAACAACTCGATCGAATGATCCGCACACCAGAATATCTTTTCAGTCGTCGTTCGTCCTGTCCAGCTCAGCTGGTCTCGGAACACCATCGCCTGCGATCATCCATTAGTTACGATTTCTCTGGCGCAATGATACTCTGGGCTCACCTGCTGCGCACCAAACGGTCGCCATTCCCGCCCGAACCCCTCAGGGTTCTCCTCCAGCGCATCGATAAGAACGCTCACATCCGCCATCGCACTCTGTATCACCCTCACCGCTGCCAACGTCACCAGCTCCTTTCTGGTCGTTCGGGATGTCGGAGGGGGGAGCGACGTGTTCAGAATATTCGTGAGGGCCGTCCGGGTGCCGACGAGTAGCTGAATGGCATGGTTAAAGTCTCGTCGTCCTACAAACACAATCGCGCGCATGATCATCTGGTGCGACAGCAACTCCGCCCGTCTTCGTACAATCGATGCGTCCGACCACGGTTGCTGCAGAGTCCGCTCGTTTGGCGGGTTAATTGCCAACGTGAGCAGCACAGGATGGCCCAGTCGCGTCACGGTCTTTCCTGTGCTAGGATCAAAAAACCCGCCGTCTACCTCGAACACCGGAGCCTCGTCGATCATCGCATCCATCATCCCTTCCCCAAGCGCCGCATCCGAAAGCGAGAGCCCGTCGATCCCGAGTCCCATGCGCTGCACAAACGCGTCCGTCGCCGACATCGACTCTTCCCGATGGTGTGACGACCCGCCCAAGGGTGCACGGTTGTCCAGCTCGAGCTCCACAATGAGCTCGCGCCGTTCGCCGAACCGGAGCGCCGGTAGAGTCACGTCTACGTCCAGTCCCGAGCTAGCGACCACCGCGCCGCCAACCCCTGCGACTTTTTTGATCCTGAACCTCGAGTGGTCGAGCACCTTGGCGTGCATCCGCAAGTTCATGACCCCGATCGACATCATCCCGCCCACGCACCCGGCCAAGCAGTCCTGCAGCTCGTACCAGTCGCGCACAAACGTATAGCTCCCGCCCGTCGCGTTCGATATCAGCCATAACGGACCGGGGTCGTGGCTCTTGCCGTACCCAAACGAATGGATCGGGAGCGACGCAGCTTCCGTTCGAGCCATGAGCAAGTCCATCTGCGGCTTGCGAGACGTGTCCGACGCATCGCATACGAGCACCATCCCGCTGATCGAGTTCTTTTGTTTTCGCTGCAGGACCGTGTCCAGCCCGTGGTTGACTGCAGTCACGACGTCGACTATCTCGTCCTTGGCGGACGTGACCGAGAACTCGTCCGAGTTGTCTGGCGGGGGGTTCGCCATCGATTCGATGAATCCCGATAGACGGGTGACCGAGCCAGGGCGGCCGATCGACAGGAACGGGGTCTTGCGTACCCGTCCGGACTTGCCGACTTGGAAGGTGACCAGCGCGAATCGGTCCCTCGGACCGAGCGAAGCGACAAGGAAATCGAGGGCATTGCGAATCACCCTATGTTTGAGCTGTGCGGTCGACGGGTTGGCGGAagggggagggagggagaCCACGGCGATGACATCCATCGGTCCATGGGGCAGAGGCGGCAAAGCATTGGACGGCCCGGTACTGACATGGGGGGCAACATGCACATACGGTTCCGGAGACTTGGAGTACGATGGGTACCCGCCGCCTGCGGAAGAGGCAGTGGAACTGAGCGTGGACCGTTGTCCGGAATGGAGTAGCGAATCCGCACCAATGCTCGACGCCGTTGTCGCTGCACTCCTCGCCCTCGTCCCTTTTCCTCCAGCCTGAGCCGCCCCACCAAATTCGACGAGATCTTGTATCTGGATGTTGTTTGCCGCTCGTTGGGCATTGACAAGGCCTTGGATGGTCGCGCGCCAGTTCTCGAGGGACGAGTGATCGCGGAATATGAGGATAAATGACTCCAGTCGCTCGTCCTCCATATCAATTGTCAGACTGAGCTCGCCCGCGACCGAAGTGTCCAATAGCCGTTTGATATGACGAATGTATATCCGGCCCTTGAGGCGCAGAACCGACTTGGAACCAAACGGACCAGGAGAGGTTGCCCCGCTCGCAAGCGAAGAGCCATCAAATGACCCAGCGCCAGAGCCGGTTTGCAATAGCCGGCCGAGggttttcttcttcttccagcACGCATATGATAGCTTCCTTGAACAGATATACGTAGAACTCCCTCACAAGCGAATCTCGGCGCACGGACAGAATGTCGAACATTTGTAATGGGCCGAGTGCGTCCATTGGGTGGCCCTTCCAGTCCACTAGTCTGTTTTGCAGGTCCTCGGCTACTCGGGCGAACGGGGTGTTGGAAGGGGGAGTGGCGTTGTAGCTGTATGGACCAGGTGCGTCATCGGTGGGCGGAGGAGTGGCGTATCGCTGCGGGGCTGTGATGACCGGACCTGGTACGGGGGCACTCCCTCGGCGACTGGGCAGCTCGACGGTAATGAGGCATGTGATACTCTGTGTGGGTTCATGGGTGCGGGTAATCGATGGGAACTCTGAGCGGACGGATATAGAGGGAGCGACGACGTAATCCGAGCTGGCGCTGCCACCTGAGCGGACACTAGCATTGGTGGGGGGTTCCAGGGGGTCATCGTCGGTGGGGTCATGGGGGGCAGGGGTGGGTGCAGATCGAGGTGTTGGTGTATAACGCAAAGGTCCGGATGTCTGCTCTCGGCCAGGAAACATCGAGGTCGCATTTTTATCGCCCATTCCGGTCAGCGCCGCCAATTCTATTTCCCATCAGCGCcgagaaaaaaagaaattAATCCGACTAACTGTTCGACTTGGCTCCGTCTCCATCTCCAACTCGAATAGGCTTTCGACACACCCCACATACTCCCAGATTCTTGCGCGGCAGTGCTCCCATCCGTGACTGGTTCACCTGGCCATAGACTGCGGTAAAGCAAGCCTGGGAAATGTAAGCAGAATACACAGCAAATGAGAACAAGAGGATGCACCTCGTGCAAGGCATGTCCACACTCGGGAACAATATGAGGCTTTTCGCCAGGAAGTCGAAAGGAGAAGGAAAGACTCTCGCCACAGATGATGCAGTCCTCCTCCACATCGGCCCCAGGCTCGTTTCGGACAACAGGAAGCGGTCCGGGCGTCATGCTCGCAGGCGGCCGATACGAATCAGCGTCAAGTGACTCTTTCGTCCGCTCACGATGGGAGTGGCTCGACAGTCGGCTCAACAATCCGTGCATCCCCACAGACAACAAACACCGGAACAGGGCCCTCGCTCTCGGATGTATTTGTTTTCCCTTCGGATATCTCGGATACCCTCCTTCCGGTGCCCGGATCCCTTCGGCTGTGCTGGCACTCCCCCTGGCTTCTAGCCAGCCTGTCCTTGTCTTCTGGTGCGTCTTGCCTGTGTGTGCGCCCCAAGGCCTCCAACCTGCTTGCAAATCGTAGTCCGCACTTGACAATCTCGGTTAGCCTTTGTCGTCGATCACTTTGCGTCTTGCGAGCTTATTTCAACTCGATGACATGGCAACCGTCTCGTCTCCAATCGGGCCTCGACAAGGGATCATGCTCACCCAATTATAGTCTGTTAGTGTGATATTAGACTCTCGTTGTACCATTCGGGAGCTTGTTTGTTTCCAGTCCCGCATATACCCAGCATTTCTTTCGCATTACATGTCTCGGAATGAATAATCTACGATTGTCACTCCACCCGACGGACCTTGCAACGTGACTCACAAGTGTCATTGAGATACTCACCACCCCACATAGCGGGATAGGTCCAAATATAAAATTCATCCCCTGAGCAATGTGAGCGGTGAGTATCCAGTGAGTTTATTGCATATCATACAAGATCATACACAGCCGATTTCATCACCGAGTGCAGAGTATTCGTGTTCACGGGGCTCCATCACACTTCGAAGGGGATCCCTTTACAGTTTTTCATTCGGTCCGTTGGTCATCTGAACCTCGCGCAATGCTTCTCACAACATTCTATACTGTATCGGGCCAAGTGTGTTATGATTTGGGACCAGGTGCTTGAATAAACTAGCCTACAAAAGAACGGATGGGTCGTATCTACATTTTCTGAAATACTCTCATGCGAATGTATGTTTCAAATTGATGCCTACTGCTCGCAGAATACCTTTGTACTCACTGAGAGGGTACTGTCATTGTCATTGGATGGTCCAGCCAGGCGGCGCATAGTACAAGACTTAGTAGAGCAGAGAATCCAATCTCAGAATTTGAAGAGAAGTGTGATTACCTATCTAGTTAGAATCCAAAGAACCAAGGTAAGGAATACATGTAGCGTGCTGCAAGGACAGGATTCTGTCTTGACCGCCGGCCCCCACTCGACACGTTGTTCTTCAGAGGTGTCTATGCACCTAAGATAATATCGTGTACACCCTCAACTCTCAAAAATACAGGAGGTCTAGAACACTCGGAATCTCGCCCAATACATTCATTTATCGTTTAAGGACATTGTGCGAAATTAACAGATCTCACGTGATCCGACCCTGAGTGctattgtggctgtgtcgGAAATATTCACCCAGTCGGTCGATCCCCAATCCCGATTGCGACTTGCCAACTGTCCATTGACTTCGACTCGTTCGAGTGCCTCGGCATGGTGGTATCGCACTGTGTATTTTCATGCAGACGCCATCCATGCTCGTAGGAATATCAAGCCAACTTAAATTGTAATTTAATCTCGGCTGTGTCCTATTAATGTTCAACTGACCCGAGAATAGACAACTTGTCAATCGATTCAACTTGCGACTTGGCCACTATAATGGTGGTATTTTCGGACATCTTGGCTCCAAAGTGTGCCCTGGCACTGCACGCCATGCTATCGGGGCATTCCAATCGCGACCCATAACACGATTTGCTGGTAGGCTAGCCCAATAGTCCACATCATACCGTTGCTTACCTAGCCACACAGGCGCCATTAAATACGCGGTCAGGTCGCCTATTGTGAGCGATAAAGGAAAAGGCTCAAACTATAACAATCAATTCAACAACATCCGCAGTCTTGGTGATCCGATGACAGGACTGACCCGCAATGCATTGGCCATTCAACGACATCAGCCACAAGACGACATATTTATCGAAACTAAGCGTTCAAATCGAGTCATATCAATTCGCAAACCACGATTTCCACAGCGTTTTCACCCAGAGCTATCAGAGGAACAGAGACATATATTGGATCGGGTGTTGCGAGGCGAGAGTGTTTTTTTCACTGGCTCTGCAGGTAGGTGTTGTATTTGAATATTTAAACCAATTAGAGACTGACAAACTGTTGGAGGTACCGGAAAGTCCGTCTTGCTCAGATCCATCATTGCTGCTCTCGGAGGGCCCTCGGACAAGGTTGCTGTGACCTCGAGCACCGGAATATCCGCAGTGCATATTGGTGGCCAAACCCTTCACTCATTTGCTGGTGCGAAAGACAAGCAACTTGATATTCAATCATTGACGTAGTGCTCCCTTCCTAGGTGTTGGTCTAGGTCACGGAGACATAAATAAACTCGCTGCGCGGATAAAGCAAGATAGCGTGACCAGTTGGCGTTGGAGGAAGGTCAAGGTTTTAATCATCGATGAGAGTGAGTTTGGCCGTGATGACCAAGCTCGATATTAAATATCAGTATAACAGTATCGATGGTGGATGCTGCTTGGTTTGATCAATTAGAAGAACTCTCTCGCAGAGTACGGGGGAAAAAGAAGCCGTTTGGTGGTATCCAGGTATGATGAACCTTTATTTCAAAAGCTCACTCGGCTCAATCAGCCAAAGCTTGTTATATGCGGCGATTTTTTCCAACTGCCGCCGGTCCCCAATCGTGACATAACAGACGCACCTGCTTCTTTCGTTTTTGATTCTTGGAGTTGGGACCATTGCATTAAATCACAATTTATGCTCACTCAGGTGTTTCGGCAAAAAGATCCTAGTGAGTGCTTCGTCTCAGCTTCAAAGATGCGTCAATTAACATAGGGACAGGACTCGTAAAAATGTTAAACGATGCCCGTGTAGGAATCGTAACTGACGAATCGGCCCGGTTATTGAGATCTTTATCTCGTCCTGTTCACTACGAGGATGGCATTGGTCCTACAGAGCTTTACCCTCGGCGATTTGAGGCTGACCAGGCAAATCGGAAACAACTGTTAGCGCTTCCTGGGGAACGACGGGTGTATTCTGCTTACGACGCGTACGGAAAGGGCGACGATGGCGAAGACATTGATCCGGAGCGCGCAGCAAAGTTATTTGCGGGTATGATCGTACCTAAATTATTACCGCTAAAGGTAGGCCTATCATTGGCTTCTGTGTTCGTAACTCACCGAGTACAGGTTGGAGCCCAAGTCATGTGCTTGAGGGTGGGTAGTTTTTCCAATCTTTTTTGACGAGAGACTCAGAGAATACGTAGAATATTAATCAAAAAGGTCTTGTAAACGGTTCTGTCGGAAGGGTCGTTGACTTTATGACACCTGGCCAAGCACGCACCTACGCCGAGAGCAAAGATCGGTGGTCGATAGTTACAAGCATCAAAGAACCAAAATCTCCAAATAAGACAGAAGTATCTACCGTTGATACTCGAGTTCCCGGAAGAGCGACCCAGTCTGCGTGGTCTTCAGAGTTTTACGAGCAGATGGAATGGCCTCTGGTGCAGTTCACTGATGGACAATGTGTGCTGATGGGCCCCACGAACTTCACGGTAGAAACCCGTGAGGGTACTATGGAGATTCAACGACTCCAGGTAAGTATTTGAATAAACAGCTCGAACAGCGCCTCATATTTGAGACTCGTAGGTTCCTCTAGTACTCGCATGGGCATTGACGGTTAGTATATTTGGTAATCTTGCTATCGACACTACTAAGTTGTCAAAATAGGTTCATAAATCCCAGGGGCAGACCTTGGAACGAGTAAAGATAAGCCTTCATCGAACGTTTGAGAAAGGACAAGGTATGTATCTTTATAAGGAAGATAGGAAGAATCGATCTCAAATAGTGCTTAGCCTATGTCGCTTTGTCTCGGTGTACGTCTTTGGAAACTCTCGAGGTATATGGGTTCGACAGAGAGCGTTCTGTGCAAGCTCATCCACGGTACGTGATATGCGTGCGAGAACTTTTCGGCACATTTATCGGTTTATTAAGGGTA
Proteins encoded:
- a CDS encoding ATP-dependent DNA helicase PIF1, giving the protein MLVGISSQLKLQLVNRFNLRLGHYNGGIFGHLGSKVCPGTARHAIGAFQSRPITRFAGAIKYAVRSPIVSDKGKGSNYNNQFNNIRSLGDPMTGLTRNALAIQRHQPQDDIFIETKRSNRVISIRKPRFPQRFHPELSEEQRHILDRVLRGESVFFTGSAGTGKSVLLRSIIAALGGPSDKVAVTSSTGISAVHIGGQTLHSFAGVGLGHGDINKLAARIKQDSVTSWRWRKVKVLIIDEISMVDAAWFDQLEELSRRVRGKKKPFGGIQPKLVICGDFFQLPPVPNRDITDAPASFVFDSWSWDHCIKSQFMLTQVFRQKDPRLVKMLNDARVGIVTDESARLLRSLSRPVHYEDGIGPTELYPRRFEADQANRKQLLALPGERRVYSAYDAYGKGDDGEDIDPERAAKLFAGMIVPKLLPLKVGAQVMCLRNINQKGLVNGSVGRVVDFMTPGQARTYAESKDRWSIVTSIKEPKSPNKTEVSTVDTRVPGRATQSAWSSEFYEQMEWPLVQFTDGQCVLMGPTNFTVETREGTMEIQRLQVPLVLAWALTVHKSQGQTLERVKISLHRTFEKGQAYVALSRCTSLETLEVYGFDRERSVQAHPRVQQWVKTLTTLNRFISPASGSSVSRGTQSRQEI
- a CDS encoding AAA family ATPase, giving the protein MSTSQQYQMSVEANPALHADRPGLPSESLIADAHTRLSLIFNSFVGQHRVSGSQGTNGLALVLYCPLEGGEYVIDATVHELAQRSGATVTTIDLAQLINEQPRSFWEDASKSSQDKESNSDSKSKPESANDTGYFKMHEPITSNRICDLVDMAIREPSGDPTVGDTSEKHRRIVYVRDFGFLATFAPECYKRIVKDSQDQVDGDTGSTELGKTSITVILGASPLLVKDGLFQKSDPRTLTRRDSSPDLMSLLTSRRSKPETKPESETPGSWGEGEDADKAREERLRRQHEMWNSNTLSSHIHDHLTKVGVSAEKGRGRSSRSKCIPACIVVPKKRNLEQERFSREKRRLKLNELQVRMALLASGGELESLTDVVESRFKEQLIECDVIQQVADRALSFALSLPSNSSSSAHPTISWEAYCDAWKRQEERDRERAQWMESSVLMENKSSDDSNEDDGESSSSSSDSSSNSGDYIPTSNRSKDKKDTTDPVVERVKNEGMDSYERQMLDCLIRPDDLQSGFDAVHLPDSTIETIRTVVSLQLVCPEAFQTGILKQYNMSGALLFGPPGTGKTLLAKAIAKDSGARMLSVKPSDILERCVGEEEKKVQALFKLARRLKPCVIFIDEVDALFGARMSARNDNSSRWRTDMLTQFTQEMDGMLSSDVIVIGATNRPFDLDDAIIRRLPCRILVDLPDTNARQAILKILLLNENLGSDVNLAELASQTPHFSGSDLKHLCVMAAFESAKELAKISWIDEKDKKGKKPGSAVSALGNLSPATSESGIEEVDAPIASTAATANDAESRLADVPQTRTISKRHLAHALGQVRASTSEMQSSLTELRRWNEQFGSGSRSSRTNGVAVPGPALSGPGQTWINGTGINTHGMGTSVMDGPGTYGSGAYGSGSYGSEMRVHGMNGSTGHVVDVNYVPPPRGTYLRSLGIDLDAK